From a region of the Pongo abelii isolate AG06213 chromosome 9, NHGRI_mPonAbe1-v2.0_pri, whole genome shotgun sequence genome:
- the DGKZ gene encoding diacylglycerol kinase zeta isoform X1, whose product MEVRGCSDPSLPQELLPFSWDRGCEWAPGHRTDRGLVQLLMPLVSVPNSQPPAMETFFRRHFRWKVPGPGEGQRRPSSVGLPTGKARRRSPAGQASSSLAQRRRSSAQLQGCLLSCGVRARGSSRRRSSTVPPSCNPRFIVDKVPTPQPTTAGAQLLGAPLLLTGLVSMNEEEKGVQEDVVAGASSAIQPGTKTPGPPPPRGAQPLLPLPRYLRRASSHLLPADAVYDHALWGLHGYYRRLSQRRPSGQHPGPGGRRASGTTAGTMLPTRVRPLSRRRQVALRRKAAGPQAWSALLAKAITKSGLQHLAPPPPTPGAPCSESERQIRSTVDWSESATYGEHIWFETNVSGDFCYVGEQYCVARMLGPSLPVLQQKSVSRRKCAACKIVVHTPCIEQLEKINFRCKPSFRESGSRNVREPTFVRHHWVHRRRQDGKCRHCGKGFQQKFTFHSKEIVAISCSWCKQAYHSKVSCFMLQQIEEPCSLGVHAAVVIPPTWILRARRPQNTLKASKKKKRASFKRKSSKKGPEEGRWRPFIIRPTPSPLMKPLLVFVNPKSGGNQGAKIIQSFLWYLNPRQVFDLSQGGPKEALEMYRKVHNLRILACGGDGTVGWILSTLDQLRLKPPPPVAILPLGTGNDLARTLNWGGGYTDEPVSKILSHVEEGNVVQLDRWDLHAEPNPEAGPEDRDEGATDRLPLDVFNNYFSLGFDAHVTLEFHESREANPEKFNSRFRNKMFYAGTAFSDFLMGSSKDLAKHIRVVCDGTDLTPKIQDLKPQCVVFLNIPRYCAGTMPWGHPGEHHDFEPQRHDDGYLEVIGFTMTSLAALQVGGHGERLTQCREVVLTTSKAIPVQVDGEPCKLAASRIRIALRNQATMVQKAKRRSAAPLHSDQQPVPEQLRIQVSRVSMHDYEALHYDKEQLKEASVPLGTVVVPGDSDLELCRAHIERLQQEPDGAGAKSPTCQKLSPKWCFLDATTASRFYRIDRAQEHLNYVTEIAQDEIYILDPELLGASARPDLPTPTSPLPTSPCSPTPRSLQGDAAPPQGEELIEAAKRNDFCKLQELHRAGGDLMHRDEQSRTLLHHAVSTGSKDVVRYLLDHAPPEILDAVEENGETCLHQAAALGQRTICHYIVEAGASLMKTDQQGDTPRQRAEKAQDTELAAYLENRQHYQMIQREDQETAV is encoded by the exons ATGGaggtcagaggctgcagtgacccctCCCTCCCTCAGGAGTTGCTTCCCTTCTCATGGGACAGAGGCTGTGAATGGGCTCCCGGACACAGGACAGACCGTGGCCTGGTCCAGCTCCTGATGCCCCTGGTCTCTGTGCCCAACAGCCAACCGCCTGCCATGGAGACTTTCTTTAGGAGACATTTCCGGTGGAAGGTGCCAGGCCCCGGAGAGGGGCAGCGGCGGCCCAGCAGCGTGGGGCTGCCCACAGGCAAGGCCCGACGTCGCTCCCCCGCTGGGCAGGCCTCCTCCTCACTGGCACAGCGGCGCCGCTCCAGCGCCCAGCTCCAGGGTTGCCTCCTGAGCTGCGGGGTGAGGGCCCGGGGTTCCAGCCGCCGGCGCTCCAGCACTGTTCCCCCTTCCTGCAACCCCCGCTTCATCGTGGATAAGGTGCCCACCCCACAGCCTACCACTGCGGGGGCCCAGCTTCTGGGCGCACCCCTGCTGTTGACCGGGCTTGTGAGCATGAATGAGGAGGAGAAGGGTGTTCAGGAGGACGTGGTAGCCGGGGCATCGAGCGCCATCCAGCCAGGCACCAAGACACCAGGGCCACCCCCACCTCGGGGCGCCCAGCCGCTGTTGCCCCTACCCCGCTACCTGCGCCGAGCCTCCTCCCACCTGCTCCCCGCGGATGCCGTATATGACCACGCTCTCTGGGGCCTGCACGGCTACTATCGGCGCCTCAGCCAGCGGCGGCCCTCAGGCCAGCACCCTGGCCCTGGGGGCCGAAGAGCCTCAGGCACCACCGCCGGCACCATGCTGCCCACCCGTGTGCGCCCACTGTCCCGCAGGCGCCAGGTAGCCCTACGGCGCAAGGCGGCCGGACCCCAGGCCTGGAGCGCCCTGCTCGC GAAAGCCATCACCAAGTCGGGCCTCCAGCACCTGGCCCCCCCTCCGCCCACCCCTGGGGCCCCGTGCAGCGAGTCAGAGCGGCAGATCCGGAGCACAGTGGACTGGAGC GAGTCAGCGACATATGGGGAGCACATCTGGTTCGAGACCAACGTGTCCGGGGACTTCTGCTACGTTGGGGAGCAGTACTGTGTAGCCAGGATGCTG GGGCCCTCTCTTCCTGTCCTGCAGCAGAAGTCCGTGTCTCGAAGAAAGTGCGCAGCCTGCAAGATTGTGGTGCACACGCCCTGCATCGAGCAGCTGGAGAAG ATAAATTTCCGCTGTAAGCCGTCCTTCCGTGAATCAGGCTCCAGGAATGTCCGCGAG CCAACCTTTGTACGGCACCACTGGGTACACAGACGACGCCAGGACGGCAAGTGTCGGCACTGTGGGAAG GGATTCCAGCAGAAGTTCACCTTCCACAGCAAGGAGATTGTGGCCATCAGCTGCTCGTGGTGCAAGCAGGCG TACCACAGCAAGGTGTCCTGCTTCATGCTGCAGCAGATCGAGGAGCCGTGCTCGCTGGGGGTCCATGCAGCCGTGGTCATCCCGCCCACCTGGATCCTCCGCGCCCGGAGGCCCCAG AATACTCTGAAAGCaagcaagaagaagaagagggcATCTTTCAAGAGGAAGTCCAGCAAGAAAGGGCCTGAG GAGGGCCGCTGGAGACCCTTCATCATCAggcccaccccctcccccctcaTGAAGCCCCTGCTGGTGTTTGTGAACCCCAAGAGTGGGGGCAACCAG GGTGCAAAGATCATCCAGTCTTTTCTCTGGTATCTCAATCCCCGACAAGTCTTCGACCTGAGCCAGGGAGGGCCCAAGGAGGC GCTGGAGATGTACCGCAAAGTGCACAACCTGCGGATCCTGGCGTGCGGGGGCGACGGCACG gtGGGCTGGATCCTCTCCACCCTGGACCAGCTACGCCTGAAGCCGCCACCCCCTGTTGCCATCCTGCCCCTGGGTACTGGCAACGACTTGGCCCGAACCCTCAACTGGGGTGGG GGCTACACCGATGAGCCTGTGTCCAAGATCCTCTCCCACGTGGAGGAGGGGAACGTGGTACAGCTGGACCGCTGGGACCTCCATGCCGAGCCCAACCCCGAGGCAGGGCCTGAGGACCGAGACGAAGGCGCCACCGACCGG TTGCCCCTGGATGTCTTCAACaactacttcagcctgggctttGACGCCCACGTCACCCTGGAGTTCCACGAGTCTCGAG AGGCCAACCCAGAGAAATTCAACAGCCGCTTTCGGAATAAGATGTTCTACGCCGGG ACAGCTTTCTCCGACTTCCTGATGGGCAGCTCCAAGGACCTGGCCAAGCACATCCGAGTGGTG TGTGATGGAACGGACTTGACTCCCAAGATCCAGGACCTGAAACCCCAGTGTGTTGTTTTCCTGAACATCCCCAG GTACTGTGCAGGCACCATGCCCTGGGGCCACCCTGGGGAGCACCACGACTTTGAGCCCCAGCGGCACGACGACGGCTACCTCGAGGTCATTGGCTTCACCATGACGTCCTTG GCCGCGCTGCAGGTGGGCGGACACGGCGAGCGGCTGACGCAGTGTCGCGAGGTGGTGCTCACCACATCCAAGGCCATCCCGGTGCAGGTGGATGGCGAGCCCTGCAAGCTTGCAGCCTCACGCATCCGCATCGCCCTGCGCAACCAGGCCACCATGGTGCAGAAGGCCAAGCGGCGGAGCGCCGCCCCCCTGCACAGCGA CCAGCAGCCGGTGCCAGAGCAGCTGCGCATCCAAGTGAGTCGCGTCAGCATGCACGACTATGAGGCCCTGCACTACGACAAGgagcagctcaaggaggcct CCGTGCCGCTGGGCACTGTGGTGGTCCCAGGAGACAGTGACCTAGAGCTCTGCCGCGCCCACATCGAGAGACTCCAGCAG GAGCCCGATGGTGCTGGAGCCAAGTCCCCGACATGCCAGAAACTGTCCCCCAAGTGGTGCTTCCTGGACG CCACCACTGCCAGCCGCTTCTACAGGATCGACCGAGCCCAG GAGCACCTCAACTATGTGACTGAGATCGCACAGGATGAGATTTATATCCTGGACCCTGAGCTGCTGGGGGCATCGGCCCGGCCTGACCTCCCAACCCCCacttcccctctccccacctcacCCTGCTCACCCACGCCCCG GTCACTGCAAGGGGATGCTGCACCCCCTCAAG GTGAAGAGCTGATTGAGGCTGCTAAGAGGAACGACTTCTGTAAG CTCCAGGAGCTGCACCGAGCTGGGGGCGACCTCATGCACCGAGACGAGCAGAGCCGCACGCTCCTGCACCACGCAGTCAGCACTGGCAGCAAGGATGTGGTCCGCTACCTGCTGGACCACG cCCCTCCAGAGATCCTTGATGCGGTGGAGGAAAA CGGGGAGACCTGTTTGCACCAGGCAGCAGCCCTGGGCCAGCGCACCATCTGCCACTACATCGTGGAGGCCGGGGCCTCGCTCATGAAGACAGACCAGCAG GGCGACACTCCCCGGCAGCGGGCTGAGAAGGCTCAGGACACCGAGCTGGCCGCCTACCTGGAGAACCGGCAGCACTACCAGATGATCCAGCGGGAGGACCAGGAGACGGCTGTGTAG
- the DGKZ gene encoding diacylglycerol kinase zeta isoform X5, giving the protein METFFRRHFRWKVPGPGEGQRRPSSVGLPTGKARRRSPAGQASSSLAQRRRSSAQLQGCLLSCGVRARGSSRRRSSTVPPSCNPRFIVDKVPTPQPTTAGAQLLGAPLLLTGLVSMNEEEKGVQEDVVAGASSAIQPGTKTPGPPPPRGAQPLLPLPRYLRRASSHLLPADAVYDHALWGLHGYYRRLSQRRPSGQHPGPGGRRASGTTAGTMLPTRVRPLSRRRQVALRRKAAGPQAWSALLAKAITKSGLQHLAPPPPTPGAPCSESERQIRSTVDWSESATYGEHIWFETNVSGDFCYVGEQYCVARMLKSVSRRKCAACKIVVHTPCIEQLEKINFRCKPSFRESGSRNVREPTFVRHHWVHRRRQDGKCRHCGKGFQQKFTFHSKEIVAISCSWCKQAYHSKVSCFMLQQIEEPCSLGVHAAVVIPPTWILRARRPQNTLKASKKKKRASFKRKSSKKGPEEGRWRPFIIRPTPSPLMKPLLVFVNPKSGGNQGAKIIQSFLWYLNPRQVFDLSQGGPKEALEMYRKVHNLRILACGGDGTVGWILSTLDQLRLKPPPPVAILPLGTGNDLARTLNWGGGYTDEPVSKILSHVEEGNVVQLDRWDLHAEPNPEAGPEDRDEGATDRLPLDVFNNYFSLGFDAHVTLEFHESREANPEKFNSRFRNKMFYAGTAFSDFLMGSSKDLAKHIRVVCDGTDLTPKIQDLKPQCVVFLNIPRYCAGTMPWGHPGEHHDFEPQRHDDGYLEVIGFTMTSLAALQVGGHGERLTQCREVVLTTSKAIPVQVDGEPCKLAASRIRIALRNQATMVQKAKRRSAAPLHSDQQPVPEQLRIQVSRVSMHDYEALHYDKEQLKEASVPLGTVVVPGDSDLELCRAHIERLQQEPDGAGAKSPTCQKLSPKWCFLDATTASRFYRIDRAQEHLNYVTEIAQDEIYILDPELLGASARPDLPTPTSPLPTSPCSPTPRSLQGDAAPPQGEELIEAAKRNDFCKLQELHRAGGDLMHRDEQSRTLLHHAVSTGSKDVVRYLLDHAPPEILDAVEENGETCLHQAAALGQRTICHYIVEAGASLMKTDQQGDTPRQRAEKAQDTELAAYLENRQHYQMIQREDQETAV; this is encoded by the exons ATGGAGACTTTCTTTAGGAGACATTTCCGGTGGAAGGTGCCAGGCCCCGGAGAGGGGCAGCGGCGGCCCAGCAGCGTGGGGCTGCCCACAGGCAAGGCCCGACGTCGCTCCCCCGCTGGGCAGGCCTCCTCCTCACTGGCACAGCGGCGCCGCTCCAGCGCCCAGCTCCAGGGTTGCCTCCTGAGCTGCGGGGTGAGGGCCCGGGGTTCCAGCCGCCGGCGCTCCAGCACTGTTCCCCCTTCCTGCAACCCCCGCTTCATCGTGGATAAGGTGCCCACCCCACAGCCTACCACTGCGGGGGCCCAGCTTCTGGGCGCACCCCTGCTGTTGACCGGGCTTGTGAGCATGAATGAGGAGGAGAAGGGTGTTCAGGAGGACGTGGTAGCCGGGGCATCGAGCGCCATCCAGCCAGGCACCAAGACACCAGGGCCACCCCCACCTCGGGGCGCCCAGCCGCTGTTGCCCCTACCCCGCTACCTGCGCCGAGCCTCCTCCCACCTGCTCCCCGCGGATGCCGTATATGACCACGCTCTCTGGGGCCTGCACGGCTACTATCGGCGCCTCAGCCAGCGGCGGCCCTCAGGCCAGCACCCTGGCCCTGGGGGCCGAAGAGCCTCAGGCACCACCGCCGGCACCATGCTGCCCACCCGTGTGCGCCCACTGTCCCGCAGGCGCCAGGTAGCCCTACGGCGCAAGGCGGCCGGACCCCAGGCCTGGAGCGCCCTGCTCGC GAAAGCCATCACCAAGTCGGGCCTCCAGCACCTGGCCCCCCCTCCGCCCACCCCTGGGGCCCCGTGCAGCGAGTCAGAGCGGCAGATCCGGAGCACAGTGGACTGGAGC GAGTCAGCGACATATGGGGAGCACATCTGGTTCGAGACCAACGTGTCCGGGGACTTCTGCTACGTTGGGGAGCAGTACTGTGTAGCCAGGATGCTG AAGTCCGTGTCTCGAAGAAAGTGCGCAGCCTGCAAGATTGTGGTGCACACGCCCTGCATCGAGCAGCTGGAGAAG ATAAATTTCCGCTGTAAGCCGTCCTTCCGTGAATCAGGCTCCAGGAATGTCCGCGAG CCAACCTTTGTACGGCACCACTGGGTACACAGACGACGCCAGGACGGCAAGTGTCGGCACTGTGGGAAG GGATTCCAGCAGAAGTTCACCTTCCACAGCAAGGAGATTGTGGCCATCAGCTGCTCGTGGTGCAAGCAGGCG TACCACAGCAAGGTGTCCTGCTTCATGCTGCAGCAGATCGAGGAGCCGTGCTCGCTGGGGGTCCATGCAGCCGTGGTCATCCCGCCCACCTGGATCCTCCGCGCCCGGAGGCCCCAG AATACTCTGAAAGCaagcaagaagaagaagagggcATCTTTCAAGAGGAAGTCCAGCAAGAAAGGGCCTGAG GAGGGCCGCTGGAGACCCTTCATCATCAggcccaccccctcccccctcaTGAAGCCCCTGCTGGTGTTTGTGAACCCCAAGAGTGGGGGCAACCAG GGTGCAAAGATCATCCAGTCTTTTCTCTGGTATCTCAATCCCCGACAAGTCTTCGACCTGAGCCAGGGAGGGCCCAAGGAGGC GCTGGAGATGTACCGCAAAGTGCACAACCTGCGGATCCTGGCGTGCGGGGGCGACGGCACG gtGGGCTGGATCCTCTCCACCCTGGACCAGCTACGCCTGAAGCCGCCACCCCCTGTTGCCATCCTGCCCCTGGGTACTGGCAACGACTTGGCCCGAACCCTCAACTGGGGTGGG GGCTACACCGATGAGCCTGTGTCCAAGATCCTCTCCCACGTGGAGGAGGGGAACGTGGTACAGCTGGACCGCTGGGACCTCCATGCCGAGCCCAACCCCGAGGCAGGGCCTGAGGACCGAGACGAAGGCGCCACCGACCGG TTGCCCCTGGATGTCTTCAACaactacttcagcctgggctttGACGCCCACGTCACCCTGGAGTTCCACGAGTCTCGAG AGGCCAACCCAGAGAAATTCAACAGCCGCTTTCGGAATAAGATGTTCTACGCCGGG ACAGCTTTCTCCGACTTCCTGATGGGCAGCTCCAAGGACCTGGCCAAGCACATCCGAGTGGTG TGTGATGGAACGGACTTGACTCCCAAGATCCAGGACCTGAAACCCCAGTGTGTTGTTTTCCTGAACATCCCCAG GTACTGTGCAGGCACCATGCCCTGGGGCCACCCTGGGGAGCACCACGACTTTGAGCCCCAGCGGCACGACGACGGCTACCTCGAGGTCATTGGCTTCACCATGACGTCCTTG GCCGCGCTGCAGGTGGGCGGACACGGCGAGCGGCTGACGCAGTGTCGCGAGGTGGTGCTCACCACATCCAAGGCCATCCCGGTGCAGGTGGATGGCGAGCCCTGCAAGCTTGCAGCCTCACGCATCCGCATCGCCCTGCGCAACCAGGCCACCATGGTGCAGAAGGCCAAGCGGCGGAGCGCCGCCCCCCTGCACAGCGA CCAGCAGCCGGTGCCAGAGCAGCTGCGCATCCAAGTGAGTCGCGTCAGCATGCACGACTATGAGGCCCTGCACTACGACAAGgagcagctcaaggaggcct CCGTGCCGCTGGGCACTGTGGTGGTCCCAGGAGACAGTGACCTAGAGCTCTGCCGCGCCCACATCGAGAGACTCCAGCAG GAGCCCGATGGTGCTGGAGCCAAGTCCCCGACATGCCAGAAACTGTCCCCCAAGTGGTGCTTCCTGGACG CCACCACTGCCAGCCGCTTCTACAGGATCGACCGAGCCCAG GAGCACCTCAACTATGTGACTGAGATCGCACAGGATGAGATTTATATCCTGGACCCTGAGCTGCTGGGGGCATCGGCCCGGCCTGACCTCCCAACCCCCacttcccctctccccacctcacCCTGCTCACCCACGCCCCG GTCACTGCAAGGGGATGCTGCACCCCCTCAAG GTGAAGAGCTGATTGAGGCTGCTAAGAGGAACGACTTCTGTAAG CTCCAGGAGCTGCACCGAGCTGGGGGCGACCTCATGCACCGAGACGAGCAGAGCCGCACGCTCCTGCACCACGCAGTCAGCACTGGCAGCAAGGATGTGGTCCGCTACCTGCTGGACCACG cCCCTCCAGAGATCCTTGATGCGGTGGAGGAAAA CGGGGAGACCTGTTTGCACCAGGCAGCAGCCCTGGGCCAGCGCACCATCTGCCACTACATCGTGGAGGCCGGGGCCTCGCTCATGAAGACAGACCAGCAG GGCGACACTCCCCGGCAGCGGGCTGAGAAGGCTCAGGACACCGAGCTGGCCGCCTACCTGGAGAACCGGCAGCACTACCAGATGATCCAGCGGGAGGACCAGGAGACGGCTGTGTAG
- the DGKZ gene encoding diacylglycerol kinase zeta isoform X4: METFFRRHFRWKVPGPGEGQRRPSSVGLPTGKARRRSPAGQASSSLAQRRRSSAQLQGCLLSCGVRARGSSRRRSSTVPPSCNPRFIVDKVPTPQPTTAGAQLLGAPLLLTGLVSMNEEEKGVQEDVVAGASSAIQPGTKTPGPPPPRGAQPLLPLPRYLRRASSHLLPADAVYDHALWGLHGYYRRLSQRRPSGQHPGPGGRRASGTTAGTMLPTRVRPLSRRRQVALRRKAAGPQAWSALLAKAITKSGLQHLAPPPPTPGAPCSESERQIRSTVDWSESATYGEHIWFETNVSGDFCYVGEQYCVARMLQKSVSRRKCAACKIVVHTPCIEQLEKINFRCKPSFRESGSRNVREPTFVRHHWVHRRRQDGKCRHCGKGFQQKFTFHSKEIVAISCSWCKQAYHSKVSCFMLQQIEEPCSLGVHAAVVIPPTWILRARRPQNTLKASKKKKRASFKRKSSKKGPEEGRWRPFIIRPTPSPLMKPLLVFVNPKSGGNQGAKIIQSFLWYLNPRQVFDLSQGGPKEALEMYRKVHNLRILACGGDGTVGWILSTLDQLRLKPPPPVAILPLGTGNDLARTLNWGGGYTDEPVSKILSHVEEGNVVQLDRWDLHAEPNPEAGPEDRDEGATDRLPLDVFNNYFSLGFDAHVTLEFHESREANPEKFNSRFRNKMFYAGTAFSDFLMGSSKDLAKHIRVVCDGTDLTPKIQDLKPQCVVFLNIPRYCAGTMPWGHPGEHHDFEPQRHDDGYLEVIGFTMTSLAALQVGGHGERLTQCREVVLTTSKAIPVQVDGEPCKLAASRIRIALRNQATMVQKAKRRSAAPLHSDQQPVPEQLRIQVSRVSMHDYEALHYDKEQLKEASVPLGTVVVPGDSDLELCRAHIERLQQEPDGAGAKSPTCQKLSPKWCFLDATTASRFYRIDRAQEHLNYVTEIAQDEIYILDPELLGASARPDLPTPTSPLPTSPCSPTPRSLQGDAAPPQGEELIEAAKRNDFCKLQELHRAGGDLMHRDEQSRTLLHHAVSTGSKDVVRYLLDHAPPEILDAVEENGETCLHQAAALGQRTICHYIVEAGASLMKTDQQGDTPRQRAEKAQDTELAAYLENRQHYQMIQREDQETAV; this comes from the exons ATGGAGACTTTCTTTAGGAGACATTTCCGGTGGAAGGTGCCAGGCCCCGGAGAGGGGCAGCGGCGGCCCAGCAGCGTGGGGCTGCCCACAGGCAAGGCCCGACGTCGCTCCCCCGCTGGGCAGGCCTCCTCCTCACTGGCACAGCGGCGCCGCTCCAGCGCCCAGCTCCAGGGTTGCCTCCTGAGCTGCGGGGTGAGGGCCCGGGGTTCCAGCCGCCGGCGCTCCAGCACTGTTCCCCCTTCCTGCAACCCCCGCTTCATCGTGGATAAGGTGCCCACCCCACAGCCTACCACTGCGGGGGCCCAGCTTCTGGGCGCACCCCTGCTGTTGACCGGGCTTGTGAGCATGAATGAGGAGGAGAAGGGTGTTCAGGAGGACGTGGTAGCCGGGGCATCGAGCGCCATCCAGCCAGGCACCAAGACACCAGGGCCACCCCCACCTCGGGGCGCCCAGCCGCTGTTGCCCCTACCCCGCTACCTGCGCCGAGCCTCCTCCCACCTGCTCCCCGCGGATGCCGTATATGACCACGCTCTCTGGGGCCTGCACGGCTACTATCGGCGCCTCAGCCAGCGGCGGCCCTCAGGCCAGCACCCTGGCCCTGGGGGCCGAAGAGCCTCAGGCACCACCGCCGGCACCATGCTGCCCACCCGTGTGCGCCCACTGTCCCGCAGGCGCCAGGTAGCCCTACGGCGCAAGGCGGCCGGACCCCAGGCCTGGAGCGCCCTGCTCGC GAAAGCCATCACCAAGTCGGGCCTCCAGCACCTGGCCCCCCCTCCGCCCACCCCTGGGGCCCCGTGCAGCGAGTCAGAGCGGCAGATCCGGAGCACAGTGGACTGGAGC GAGTCAGCGACATATGGGGAGCACATCTGGTTCGAGACCAACGTGTCCGGGGACTTCTGCTACGTTGGGGAGCAGTACTGTGTAGCCAGGATGCTG CAGAAGTCCGTGTCTCGAAGAAAGTGCGCAGCCTGCAAGATTGTGGTGCACACGCCCTGCATCGAGCAGCTGGAGAAG ATAAATTTCCGCTGTAAGCCGTCCTTCCGTGAATCAGGCTCCAGGAATGTCCGCGAG CCAACCTTTGTACGGCACCACTGGGTACACAGACGACGCCAGGACGGCAAGTGTCGGCACTGTGGGAAG GGATTCCAGCAGAAGTTCACCTTCCACAGCAAGGAGATTGTGGCCATCAGCTGCTCGTGGTGCAAGCAGGCG TACCACAGCAAGGTGTCCTGCTTCATGCTGCAGCAGATCGAGGAGCCGTGCTCGCTGGGGGTCCATGCAGCCGTGGTCATCCCGCCCACCTGGATCCTCCGCGCCCGGAGGCCCCAG AATACTCTGAAAGCaagcaagaagaagaagagggcATCTTTCAAGAGGAAGTCCAGCAAGAAAGGGCCTGAG GAGGGCCGCTGGAGACCCTTCATCATCAggcccaccccctcccccctcaTGAAGCCCCTGCTGGTGTTTGTGAACCCCAAGAGTGGGGGCAACCAG GGTGCAAAGATCATCCAGTCTTTTCTCTGGTATCTCAATCCCCGACAAGTCTTCGACCTGAGCCAGGGAGGGCCCAAGGAGGC GCTGGAGATGTACCGCAAAGTGCACAACCTGCGGATCCTGGCGTGCGGGGGCGACGGCACG gtGGGCTGGATCCTCTCCACCCTGGACCAGCTACGCCTGAAGCCGCCACCCCCTGTTGCCATCCTGCCCCTGGGTACTGGCAACGACTTGGCCCGAACCCTCAACTGGGGTGGG GGCTACACCGATGAGCCTGTGTCCAAGATCCTCTCCCACGTGGAGGAGGGGAACGTGGTACAGCTGGACCGCTGGGACCTCCATGCCGAGCCCAACCCCGAGGCAGGGCCTGAGGACCGAGACGAAGGCGCCACCGACCGG TTGCCCCTGGATGTCTTCAACaactacttcagcctgggctttGACGCCCACGTCACCCTGGAGTTCCACGAGTCTCGAG AGGCCAACCCAGAGAAATTCAACAGCCGCTTTCGGAATAAGATGTTCTACGCCGGG ACAGCTTTCTCCGACTTCCTGATGGGCAGCTCCAAGGACCTGGCCAAGCACATCCGAGTGGTG TGTGATGGAACGGACTTGACTCCCAAGATCCAGGACCTGAAACCCCAGTGTGTTGTTTTCCTGAACATCCCCAG GTACTGTGCAGGCACCATGCCCTGGGGCCACCCTGGGGAGCACCACGACTTTGAGCCCCAGCGGCACGACGACGGCTACCTCGAGGTCATTGGCTTCACCATGACGTCCTTG GCCGCGCTGCAGGTGGGCGGACACGGCGAGCGGCTGACGCAGTGTCGCGAGGTGGTGCTCACCACATCCAAGGCCATCCCGGTGCAGGTGGATGGCGAGCCCTGCAAGCTTGCAGCCTCACGCATCCGCATCGCCCTGCGCAACCAGGCCACCATGGTGCAGAAGGCCAAGCGGCGGAGCGCCGCCCCCCTGCACAGCGA CCAGCAGCCGGTGCCAGAGCAGCTGCGCATCCAAGTGAGTCGCGTCAGCATGCACGACTATGAGGCCCTGCACTACGACAAGgagcagctcaaggaggcct CCGTGCCGCTGGGCACTGTGGTGGTCCCAGGAGACAGTGACCTAGAGCTCTGCCGCGCCCACATCGAGAGACTCCAGCAG GAGCCCGATGGTGCTGGAGCCAAGTCCCCGACATGCCAGAAACTGTCCCCCAAGTGGTGCTTCCTGGACG CCACCACTGCCAGCCGCTTCTACAGGATCGACCGAGCCCAG GAGCACCTCAACTATGTGACTGAGATCGCACAGGATGAGATTTATATCCTGGACCCTGAGCTGCTGGGGGCATCGGCCCGGCCTGACCTCCCAACCCCCacttcccctctccccacctcacCCTGCTCACCCACGCCCCG GTCACTGCAAGGGGATGCTGCACCCCCTCAAG GTGAAGAGCTGATTGAGGCTGCTAAGAGGAACGACTTCTGTAAG CTCCAGGAGCTGCACCGAGCTGGGGGCGACCTCATGCACCGAGACGAGCAGAGCCGCACGCTCCTGCACCACGCAGTCAGCACTGGCAGCAAGGATGTGGTCCGCTACCTGCTGGACCACG cCCCTCCAGAGATCCTTGATGCGGTGGAGGAAAA CGGGGAGACCTGTTTGCACCAGGCAGCAGCCCTGGGCCAGCGCACCATCTGCCACTACATCGTGGAGGCCGGGGCCTCGCTCATGAAGACAGACCAGCAG GGCGACACTCCCCGGCAGCGGGCTGAGAAGGCTCAGGACACCGAGCTGGCCGCCTACCTGGAGAACCGGCAGCACTACCAGATGATCCAGCGGGAGGACCAGGAGACGGCTGTGTAG